Proteins found in one Arachis stenosperma cultivar V10309 chromosome 8, arast.V10309.gnm1.PFL2, whole genome shotgun sequence genomic segment:
- the LOC130946693 gene encoding naringenin 8-dimethylallyltransferase 2, chloroplastic-like has product MAFGVVAASFSRAPSILTTRGCYVTRASLPSKSLKFSKEYNWKHNSRSIFERGSTITTCEKHDEKKYLMNVTQSHEAEPHSQTIFNSIIHALDAFRKFSRFYAFIAMVVGSLSTSLLAVDNLTELYPAFFNGFLQCMAAYFFMHLYIVGINQLADLEIDKINKPYLPLASGNYSFRTAVITVTSFLFTGFGIAWMIGSKPLLWTIFASFVLMSAYSVNLPLLRWKKSTILTVMGNTLSMVISFNLGPFYHMKTHVLKKAATFPRSLLFAVVVMSMYYIVIALTKDIPDIEGDKEAGLQTLAVRLGPKTVFWSSVLLLEMAYGAAIIIGASSPFLWSKIFVVLSHAIMALFVWYRSTLVDLSNKDSLQAFYMLIFKLFSVENILMLFVR; this is encoded by the exons ATGGCTTTTGGTGTTGTTGCTGCCTCATTTTCAAGGGCTCCCTCCATTCTCACCACCAGAG GTTGTTATGTAACAAGAGCTTCATTGCCTAGTAAGAGTCTCAAATTCTCAAAAGAATATAATTGGAAGCACAATTCCAGAAGCATATTTGAAAGAGGATCTACAATTACAACATGTGAAAAACATGATGAAAAGAAGTACCTCATGAATGTGACACAATCACATGAAGCTGAACCACATTCACAAACCATCTTCAACTCCATCATTCATGCTTTAGATGCTTTCCGCAAGTTTAGCAGATTTTACGCATTCATTGCCATG GTAGTGGGTTCACTTTCCACATCGCTTCTTGCAGTGGACAATTTAACAGAATTATATCCAGCATTTTTTAATGGCTTTTTGCAA TGTATGGCAGCTTACTTCTTCATGCATTTGTACATTGTTGGAATAAATCAATTAGCGGATCTTGAAATAGACAAG ATTAACAAGCCATATCTTCCTTTGGCATCAGGAAACTATTCCTTCAGAACTGCAGTTATAACTGTGACGTCATTTTTATTTACG gGCTTTGGAATTGCATGGATGATAGGATCAAAGCCGTTGCTTTGGACTATTTTTGCCAGTTTTGTTCTAATGAGTGCTTATTCAGTTAAT TTGCCCTTATTGAGATGGAAGAAATCTACAATACTTACAGTGATGGGTAACACACTTTCTATGGTGATATCATTTAATCTTGGTCCCTTTTATCACATGAAG ACTCATGTGCTTAAGAAGGCAGCTACCTTTCCAAGATCTCTACTTTTTGCTGTTGTGGTCATGAGCATGTACTATATCGTTATAGCTTTGACAAag GATATACCTGATATTGAAGGAGATAAAGAAGCAGGCCTTCAAACTCTAGCCGTACGTTTGGGTCCTAAAACG gtATTTTGGTCTAGTGTTTTACTTCTTGAAATGGCTTATGGAGCTGCTATTATAATTGGAGCATCCTCTCCTTTTCTTTGGAGCAAAATCTTTGTG GTTCTTTCCCATGCTATCATGGCTTTGTTCGTATGGTATCGCTCCACTCTTGTAGATTTATCCAACAAAGATTCATTGCAAGCTTTTTATATGCTTATCTTTAAG CTTTTTTCTGTGGAAAATATTCTCATGCTTTTTGTAAGATGA